A single Candidatus Omnitrophota bacterium DNA region contains:
- the cas12a gene encoding type V CRISPR-associated protein Cas12a/Cpf1 — MKNFTKQYPVAKTLRFELRPVGKDGELLDEIQASALLSDVRAKDDRIKRAYIALKPVLDKIHEDVINVSLNSEQARKIDFSDYYGAYKSKTKLEDKEMLLRTKIVETFNAGVEPIIKKAGTDGKGKKIFKKKDIKCLSESGILKYIKYNIDYFVSDKLPKNELLEHLESVKRSFSYFSGYNQNRENYYAKDEKATAVATRIVNDNLPKFCDNLILFSEDRIIKKKKSKEIKRIPSRKEEYLNAYQFLKDKNKITQIETNPIDKALFNISNFSNCLSQTGINEYNKVIGHCNSLINLYNQARIKEPDFKKLEKFKTLFKQIGCGERRGLFFEIKYDTKKAQQESEDKDSDEILNLEEILKTTSDAGEKYFKKPYNKGEGQTIYHFINWLKSREDWDGVYWSKAAIDIISNKYFANWRVLKDKLSNGLQGKDKDIKKICSGIATFNKKREEQFEINDAVELSALFAFIDEENRDGCSKLFFKEIILEEKNQLIDEHLLSSRNIINLICDDMESLAKKFCDKSSEILKLTEYKIDENRLKIKEWLDIAKSLLWIVKYFNVKESKVKGNPLNSELSNMLTSILYANDVKWFDWYDAIRNYLTQKPQDDVKKNKLKLTFGNGNLLNGFVDSFSKSDNGTQYGGYLFRKKVIRKEITEYEYFLGISESRKLFRCHLKSNISNEDKSEFERLEYYQAKSTTYFSPKYVENKSKLAELIEKLVDKCVQNNSSLGKDAERIKKRDKNGEITPSKLIKNIKEIKEKKENEQLSNILHDKDLVCFLDQTIKDLKEYTSNFIERAPQLKDIQKRKYSGYDGYEQIIQDLQDIAKNNKVFHFFNVDKREWATSCDDESNPFYLFRIDNKDLNYYTKPQKNKKGIENLHTLFFRALMREYKDCNSIDMGKGDIFYREAMKDNKTIIHGANKPIYRRSDGKTESLFDHDIIKDKRFTNPKYHFHLSILLNFDSKQSNVTEMINQEYVKDGDIRILGIDRGEKHLVYYSLIDSNGKILDQNHFDLINKNNYLKAINESANKRKESRQNWQEIRNIKSLKDGYISLVVHEIIEKMKDREGNFEPTFIVLEDLTPGFKRGRQKFEQQVYQKFELALAKKLNYLVDKNAAMGEVGSVSDALQLTPPVTNYQDIEGKKQVGIMLYARANYTSVTDPLTGWRKTIYLNKGSEGEIKDQIIGSFTEIKMDEAGDYYFQYTDNNSGKEWRLWSGKDGKPLERYRFKRGEGKNERIIELHNVKETLDGLFAKFNKEESLLTQIKDGIQLSKISEKSSAWESLRFAIDLIQQIRNSGNVGQGQDDNFLQSPVRSIEGLHFDSRLYKIQENAKLPKDADANGAYNIARKGLIMYEHIKWMYSQNNKPKNSKLDLFISDQEWDLWLLHKKQWKQQLKEFALRKKSEQQSKNQ; from the coding sequence ATGAAAAATTTTACAAAGCAATATCCAGTAGCAAAAACTTTGCGGTTTGAGTTGAGGCCTGTCGGAAAAGATGGAGAGCTTCTTGACGAGATCCAAGCTTCCGCACTTTTATCGGATGTTCGTGCAAAAGACGACAGAATTAAAAGAGCGTATATAGCATTGAAACCGGTATTGGATAAAATCCATGAAGACGTGATAAATGTAAGTTTGAATTCAGAGCAAGCCAGAAAAATTGATTTCTCCGATTATTATGGAGCTTATAAAAGTAAAACAAAATTAGAAGATAAAGAAATGTTACTGAGAACAAAAATTGTTGAAACTTTTAATGCAGGGGTTGAGCCCATAATAAAAAAAGCTGGAACTGATGGAAAGGGAAAGAAGATATTTAAAAAAAAAGATATAAAATGTTTAAGCGAATCCGGAATTTTAAAATATATCAAATATAACATTGATTATTTTGTTTCCGACAAGTTGCCAAAAAATGAATTGTTGGAACATTTGGAATCTGTTAAAAGATCCTTCTCATATTTCTCGGGGTATAATCAGAATCGGGAAAATTATTACGCGAAAGATGAGAAGGCAACAGCCGTAGCGACAAGAATAGTGAACGATAACTTGCCAAAGTTTTGTGACAATCTCATTTTATTTTCAGAAGATAGGATTATTAAAAAGAAAAAATCTAAAGAAATTAAAAGAATTCCTAGCCGAAAAGAGGAATATCTTAACGCCTATCAATTTCTTAAAGACAAAAACAAGATTACTCAAATTGAAACAAATCCCATAGATAAGGCATTATTTAATATATCAAATTTTTCTAATTGCCTTTCTCAAACTGGAATTAATGAATATAACAAAGTAATCGGTCATTGTAATTCACTTATTAATTTATACAATCAGGCACGCATCAAAGAGCCTGATTTTAAAAAGTTGGAAAAGTTTAAAACTCTTTTTAAGCAAATTGGATGTGGAGAAAGAAGAGGATTATTTTTTGAAATTAAATATGATACAAAAAAAGCACAGCAAGAGTCAGAGGACAAAGATTCGGACGAAATATTAAATCTTGAAGAAATTCTTAAAACGACAAGTGATGCCGGGGAGAAGTATTTCAAAAAACCGTATAATAAAGGGGAAGGGCAAACGATTTATCATTTTATCAATTGGCTAAAGAGCCGGGAAGACTGGGACGGTGTATATTGGTCTAAAGCTGCCATTGATATTATTTCAAATAAATATTTTGCCAATTGGCGTGTTTTAAAAGACAAGTTAAGTAACGGCTTGCAGGGGAAGGATAAAGATATTAAAAAGATATGTTCCGGGATTGCTACGTTTAATAAAAAACGAGAAGAACAATTTGAAATTAATGATGCCGTTGAGTTGTCTGCGTTATTTGCATTTATAGATGAAGAAAACCGTGATGGGTGCAGTAAGTTATTTTTTAAAGAAATAATTTTAGAAGAAAAAAATCAGTTGATCGATGAGCACCTATTATCAAGTCGAAATATTATCAATCTTATTTGCGATGATATGGAATCTCTTGCAAAGAAATTTTGCGATAAGTCATCAGAAATACTAAAGTTGACTGAGTATAAAATCGATGAAAATAGGTTAAAGATAAAAGAATGGCTTGATATTGCGAAATCTCTTTTATGGATTGTTAAATATTTTAATGTGAAAGAATCCAAAGTAAAAGGCAATCCGCTTAATTCTGAATTGTCAAATATGCTTACCTCTATTTTGTATGCTAATGATGTAAAGTGGTTTGACTGGTATGATGCGATAAGGAATTATCTCACCCAAAAACCACAGGATGATGTTAAGAAAAATAAGTTAAAATTAACTTTTGGAAATGGAAATTTGCTAAATGGATTTGTTGATAGTTTCTCGAAAAGCGACAATGGTACTCAATATGGAGGATATTTATTTAGAAAAAAGGTTATAAGGAAAGAAATAACTGAATATGAATATTTTTTGGGGATCAGCGAAAGCAGAAAATTATTTAGATGTCATTTGAAGAGCAATATTTCAAACGAGGATAAAAGTGAATTTGAACGATTAGAATATTATCAAGCAAAAAGCACAACATATTTTAGCCCCAAGTATGTAGAAAATAAATCAAAATTGGCGGAACTTATTGAGAAACTTGTTGATAAATGTGTTCAAAATAATAGTTCACTAGGTAAAGATGCCGAAAGAATAAAAAAAAGAGATAAGAACGGCGAAATAACCCCTTCTAAATTAATCAAAAACATAAAAGAGATAAAAGAGAAAAAAGAGAATGAACAACTTAGTAATATACTTCATGATAAAGATTTAGTTTGTTTTTTAGATCAAACTATCAAGGATTTGAAAGAGTATACCAGTAATTTTATTGAAAGGGCGCCGCAACTTAAAGATATTCAGAAAAGAAAATATTCTGGATATGACGGATACGAGCAGATTATTCAAGATTTGCAAGACATTGCAAAAAATAATAAAGTGTTTCATTTTTTTAATGTAGATAAGCGGGAATGGGCAACTTCCTGTGATGATGAGTCTAACCCATTTTATTTATTTAGAATAGATAATAAGGATTTAAATTATTACACAAAACCGCAAAAAAATAAAAAGGGTATTGAAAATCTGCATACTTTATTCTTTAGAGCTCTAATGAGAGAGTATAAGGATTGCAATTCAATAGACATGGGTAAAGGCGATATTTTTTATAGAGAAGCGATGAAAGATAATAAAACAATCATACATGGTGCCAATAAGCCTATTTATAGAAGAAGCGATGGAAAAACCGAGAGCCTATTTGATCACGATATAATTAAGGATAAACGGTTCACTAACCCTAAATACCATTTTCATCTATCAATATTACTCAATTTTGATTCAAAGCAATCCAACGTTACCGAGATGATTAATCAAGAGTATGTTAAAGACGGTGATATTCGTATTCTTGGTATAGACCGGGGAGAAAAACACCTGGTTTATTATTCATTAATTGACTCAAATGGCAAGATACTAGACCAAAATCATTTTGATCTGATTAACAAAAATAATTATTTGAAGGCCATTAACGAATCGGCTAATAAACGCAAAGAAAGTCGTCAGAATTGGCAGGAAATAAGAAATATCAAAAGTTTAAAAGATGGGTATATTTCTCTGGTTGTGCACGAAATTATTGAAAAGATGAAAGATAGAGAAGGTAATTTTGAACCTACCTTTATTGTGTTGGAGGATTTGACCCCGGGTTTTAAACGTGGTCGTCAAAAATTTGAACAGCAAGTATATCAAAAATTTGAATTGGCTTTGGCAAAAAAATTAAATTATTTGGTTGATAAAAATGCGGCAATGGGTGAAGTCGGGTCTGTTTCCGATGCTTTGCAACTTACTCCCCCAGTCACAAATTATCAGGATATTGAAGGTAAAAAGCAAGTCGGCATTATGCTCTATGCGCGTGCTAATTATACGTCTGTTACTGACCCTCTTACGGGTTGGCGGAAAACCATTTATCTTAATAAGGGAAGTGAAGGGGAAATCAAAGATCAAATAATTGGTTCGTTCACAGAAATAAAAATGGATGAAGCAGGAGATTATTATTTTCAATATACTGATAACAACAGCGGTAAAGAATGGAGGCTATGGTCAGGGAAAGATGGAAAACCGCTTGAGCGATATAGGTTCAAGAGGGGGGAGGGCAAAAATGAACGTATTATAGAGCTACATAATGTTAAAGAAACTTTAGATGGTCTATTCGCAAAATTTAATAAAGAAGAATCTCTTTTAACTCAAATAAAAGATGGAATCCAATTATCAAAAATCAGTGAAAAGTCGTCGGCATGGGAATCTCTGCGTTTTGCAATTGATTTAATTCAACAAATTAGAAATTCGGGAAATGTTGGACAAGGACAGGACGATAACTTTTTGCAGTCTCCTGTCAGAAGTATTGAAGGGCTACATTTTGATTCACGTTTATATAAAATTCAGGAAAATGCGAAATTACCAAAAGATGCGGATGCTAACGGCGCGTACAATATTGCCCGAAAGGGGCTTATTATGTACGAACATATAAAGTGGATGTATTCACAGAACAATAAACCTAAAAATTCGAAGCTTGATTTATTTATTTCAGATCAAGAGTGGGATTTATGGCTGCTTCATAAAAAGCAATGGAAACAACAATTGAAAGAGTTTGCATTGAGAAAAAAGAGCGAGCAGCAATCTAAAAACCAATAA
- the cas4 gene encoding type V CRISPR-associated protein Cas4: METYIQISNLNDFIFCPRSIYFHQLFGKISTRMYHTESQIRGKAAHEAIDEKTYSTCKNILQGMEVYSEKYGLCGKIDIYDQDERTLIERKKHIEVIYDGYVFQIYAQYFCLTEMGYPVESMFFYSFDTNRKYSVELPKDDPAMFAKFEKLIDNVNNCDLNRFTQTNAEKCRHCVYTALCDQALC; the protein is encoded by the coding sequence ATGGAAACCTACATCCAAATTTCCAATTTAAACGATTTCATATTTTGTCCGCGGTCGATTTATTTCCATCAGCTGTTTGGGAAGATATCGACCCGGATGTATCACACGGAATCTCAAATCCGGGGCAAAGCTGCGCATGAAGCTATTGATGAAAAGACATATTCAACCTGCAAGAATATCTTGCAGGGGATGGAGGTTTACTCTGAAAAATACGGTCTTTGCGGAAAAATCGATATTTACGATCAGGACGAACGCACTCTGATTGAACGCAAAAAACACATTGAGGTGATTTATGACGGCTATGTTTTTCAAATCTACGCTCAATATTTTTGTTTAACGGAAATGGGATATCCTGTTGAAAGCATGTTTTTTTATAGTTTTGATACCAACAGAAAATACAGCGTTGAACTTCCCAAGGACGATCCGGCTATGTTCGCTAAATTCGAAAAACTCATTGATAATGTGAATAATTGTGATTTAAACCGATTTACCCAAACCAATGCGGAAAAATGCAGGCATTGTGTTTATACCGCATTGTGCGATCAGGCTTTATGCTAA
- the cas1 gene encoding type V CRISPR-associated endonuclease Cas1: MLTAPDFKQKQILFAFLSRNEKVIFKNDNIIVQDAEGTIKHQSSCYRLFILFVVGHMSVTTGLLQRAEKFGFNIVFMTHGLHVYGSWVNKANGNVLLRAKQYNYTSLGIAQHLVKNKIENQLCLLKRIREKCPNLKMAIQSVKKVSAILPDASLNLKEILGIEGMAAKTYFQNIFSEYKWTTRRPRVKHDITNCLLDIGYTLLFNFIEGLVTIYGFDIYQGIYHRQFYNRKSLICDLVEPFRPLIDWRIRNAHSLGQVKEKDFDERKGQYFLSSKKALPYVNFLLETLVEEKDDIFKYIQAYYRAFMKNKPAKDFPCFMLKE; encoded by the coding sequence ATGCTAACAGCGCCGGATTTTAAGCAAAAACAGATTTTATTTGCTTTTTTAAGTCGTAATGAAAAGGTAATTTTTAAAAATGATAATATCATCGTTCAGGATGCTGAAGGAACGATAAAACATCAATCAAGCTGTTACCGCCTTTTTATTTTATTTGTTGTCGGTCACATGTCGGTTACAACGGGATTATTGCAAAGAGCAGAGAAGTTTGGCTTTAATATTGTTTTTATGACGCATGGACTGCATGTTTACGGATCGTGGGTAAATAAAGCCAATGGCAATGTTTTATTAAGAGCAAAACAATACAATTATACGAGCCTGGGGATCGCGCAACACCTGGTAAAAAACAAAATTGAAAATCAACTCTGTCTGCTGAAACGCATTAGAGAAAAATGTCCGAATTTAAAAATGGCTATTCAATCAGTTAAAAAAGTTTCCGCCATATTGCCGGACGCGAGTTTGAATTTAAAAGAAATATTGGGTATTGAAGGGATGGCTGCCAAAACTTATTTTCAAAATATTTTCTCCGAATATAAATGGACAACCCGCCGTCCGCGAGTCAAGCATGACATCACCAATTGCCTGCTCGATATAGGCTATACGTTGCTATTCAATTTTATTGAAGGATTGGTTACCATTTATGGGTTTGATATTTATCAGGGAATATATCACCGTCAGTTTTATAATCGTAAGTCATTGATTTGTGATCTTGTAGAACCGTTTCGACCTTTAATTGATTGGCGTATTCGTAACGCGCACAGCTTGGGACAGGTTAAGGAAAAAGATTTTGACGAAAGAAAAGGCCAGTATTTCTTGTCTAGCAAAAAAGCGTTGCCATATGTAAATTTCTTACTTGAAACCCTAGTTGAAGAAAAAGATGATATCTTCAAATATATTCAGGCTTATTATCGGGCGTTTATGAAAAACAAACCAGCAAAAGATTTTCCTTGCTTTATGTTGAAGGAATGA
- the cas2 gene encoding CRISPR-associated endonuclease Cas2 encodes MLIVSYDIVNDKLRNQFSKYLSKFGYRLQFSVFDIKNSKRILENVICEIETKFAKRFGETDSIIILHLSQQCKKYCFGYAKHDECVMLIE; translated from the coding sequence ATGCTAATAGTATCTTATGACATTGTCAATGATAAACTTCGGAATCAGTTCTCTAAATATTTGAGTAAATTCGGTTATCGTTTACAATTTTCGGTCTTTGATATAAAAAACAGTAAAAGAATATTGGAGAATGTGATTTGTGAAATTGAAACAAAATTCGCCAAACGGTTCGGTGAAACTGATAGTATTATTATATTGCACTTGAGCCAGCAATGTAAAAAATACTGTTTTGGTTATGCCAAACATGATGAGTGTGTTATGCTCATCGAGTAG